In Mercurialis annua linkage group LG6, ddMerAnnu1.2, whole genome shotgun sequence, the following are encoded in one genomic region:
- the LOC126687765 gene encoding F-box protein CPR1-like, with the protein MSESVAADILFTIFTLLPVKSLMRFRSLSKFSRSLIDSPEFINSYQTLPSQTNHNRKLVLADWHPEGCIFTIVIDNSPTISPLKIKRMRKPLVKTSHNFIPVNPNGVFGSFNIVFDGFGYDSVSDDYKVIMVTKLFSEDFLRVMIYSVKNNSFRRIQDLHSPEAKCCKNYEYSGVLVGSFLHWIAHPRNKGSSFCNFILAFHLSDETFREVPLLKDTIDGEWKELNMVSELGGCLSMSYCFQGYDNVWIMKEYGVEDSWAKLLTVHCGHQDRYINFSAGLKPERPYGV; encoded by the exons ATGTCAGAATCGGTAGCAGCCGACATTCTCTTCACCATCTTCACTCTTTTACCCGTCAAATCTCTCATGCGCTTCAGGTCTTTGTCCAAATTCTCTCGTTCCTTAATCGACAGCCCCGAATTCATCAATTCCTATCAAACTCTGCCTTCTCAAACCAATCACAATCGTAAACTCGTTCTCGCCGATTGGCACCCCGAGGGTTGCATCTTCACCATAGTCATAGACAATTCACCAACTATCAGTCCATTGAAAATCAAACGCATGCGCAAGCCTTTAGTAAAAACTTCTCACAATTTCATCCCCGTAAATCCTAACGGCGTGTTTGGATCTT TCAATATCGTGTTTGATGGATTCGGGTATGATTCAGTTTCTGATGATTATAAGGTGATTATGGTCACCAAACTATTTTCTGAAGATTTTTTAAGAGTTATGATATATAGTGTGAAAAATAATTCATTCAGAAGGATTCAAGATCTTCACAGTCCTGAAGCTAAGTGCTGCAAAAATTACGAGTACTCGGGTGTTCTTGTCGGTTCCTTCTTGCATTGGATAGCGCATCCTCGCAATAAAGGATCTTCGTTTTGTAATTTCATTCTCGCATTTCATCTTAGCGATGAAACGTTTCGTGAGGTGCCACTGCTGAAGGATACAATAGATGGAGAATGGAAAGAGTTGAATATGGTATCGGAACTCGGAGGATGCCTTAGTATGAGCTATTGTTTTCAGGGTTATGATAATGTTTGGATTATGAAGGAGTATGGAGTTGAAGATTCTTGGGCTAAACTGCTTACTGTACATTGTGGTCATCAGGATcgatatattaatttttctgCTGGATTGAAACCTGAAAGACCCTATGGGGTATAA